A genomic region of Verrucomicrobiota bacterium contains the following coding sequences:
- the corA gene encoding magnesium/cobalt transporter CorA — protein sequence MVRSFAFTTQGRLHMRDLDAFLIPTLLADTNLFLWVDLEDPTPEETKFFLEDVFRFHPLSIEDCVMVTPSPKVEEYVPKEEDRFAPYLFMVIHAVDYSRKDGVFATSELNFFLGKNFLVTFHEVAMKSMQAVEERCIRSNVLVARAPDRVAHILLDALVENYKPALEELALEIGDLEQQALQHPSSRTLNKILQVKKEVMHLRQIIGPQREVLSRFAKGEFKLIRPHLVPYYRDVHDRLFHIAELAQSYTDSLTGILQVYLNMSSNQTGEVVKFLTMITAITTPMMMVGTWYGMNFETMPEVKWAHGYGLASVVTLISTVATVWYFKKRRWF from the coding sequence ATGGTTCGTTCATTTGCTTTTACGACTCAGGGGCGCTTGCATATGCGCGACCTGGATGCCTTCCTGATTCCGACGTTGCTGGCGGACACCAACTTGTTTCTATGGGTTGACTTGGAGGATCCGACACCGGAGGAGACCAAGTTTTTTCTAGAGGATGTATTTCGATTTCATCCGCTTTCCATTGAGGACTGTGTGATGGTGACGCCGTCGCCGAAGGTGGAGGAGTATGTTCCGAAGGAGGAAGACCGGTTTGCGCCCTATCTATTCATGGTCATTCACGCGGTCGATTACAGCCGGAAAGACGGTGTATTTGCGACCAGCGAGCTTAATTTTTTTCTGGGGAAGAATTTCCTCGTCACTTTTCACGAGGTGGCCATGAAGTCGATGCAGGCCGTTGAGGAGCGCTGCATTCGCAGCAATGTCCTCGTCGCGAGGGCGCCGGACCGGGTGGCCCACATTCTTCTCGATGCCTTAGTTGAGAATTACAAACCGGCCCTTGAGGAGCTGGCTTTGGAGATTGGCGATCTCGAACAGCAGGCGTTGCAGCACCCCTCCTCCCGCACGTTGAACAAGATTCTTCAGGTCAAGAAGGAGGTCATGCATTTGCGGCAGATCATCGGTCCTCAGCGCGAAGTCCTTTCCCGCTTCGCCAAAGGCGAGTTCAAATTGATTCGTCCTCACCTCGTGCCCTACTACCGCGACGTCCATGACCGGTTGTTCCACATCGCGGAGCTCGCCCAAAGCTACACGGATTCCCTCACAGGGATCTTGCAGGTGTATCTCAACATGTCCTCCAACCAGACCGGGGAGGTGGTGAAATTTCTGACCATGATTACCGCCATCACCACTCCCATGATGATGGTGGGCACCTGGTACGGCATGAATTTCGAAACGATGCCGGAAGTGAAATGGGCTCACGGCTACGGGCTGGCTTCCGTGGTGACCTTGATTTCCACCGTCGCCACCGTCTGGTATTTCAAGAAGCGAAGGTGGTTCTAG
- a CDS encoding PAS domain S-box protein: MPKAKSNFVEKVLGRLGRIDQQGLQSVVQRLARERAFLETLFNTIEDGILVVDEEGKIVYSNLAAGHLFGFAPESVENQPVRRHLPELDWLRLESLDKEGGPRIFRHEFEIHYPRPRFLRLYAAPLDGESVGRAGFALIVHDATEARQQTFEAIESERVQALTLLAASVAHEVGNPLNALSIHLQLMDRELKKLRWTEARCAKKKTPAPPAALPSKPLEGRDVEEISDKLAGYLAVAKGEIARLDDIVTQFLQAIRPSRPQWRPASLNDVAAETLALLRPQCDNRGLLVEQRFQKPFPDAVIDPRQIKQVLVNLAKNAMQAMTRGGRLGMETGSTPDGVWIAVSDTGGGIPTDQLQRIFEPFFTTKKKGSGLGLMIVQRIVRDHGGRIEVESHMGKGTSFRVWLPRGQKAPRLLEAGTP; this comes from the coding sequence ATGCCAAAAGCCAAGTCCAATTTTGTCGAGAAAGTGCTTGGGCGTCTCGGACGCATCGATCAGCAAGGACTCCAAAGCGTGGTCCAGCGCCTGGCCCGCGAGAGAGCCTTCCTGGAAACACTCTTCAACACCATCGAAGATGGCATCCTCGTGGTGGATGAGGAAGGCAAGATCGTTTACAGCAATTTGGCGGCGGGGCACTTGTTCGGTTTTGCACCGGAGTCCGTTGAGAATCAGCCGGTTCGCCGCCATTTGCCCGAGCTCGATTGGCTGAGGCTCGAGTCGCTCGACAAGGAGGGCGGACCGCGCATCTTTCGCCACGAATTCGAAATTCATTATCCCCGGCCCCGTTTCCTCCGGCTTTACGCGGCGCCGTTGGATGGCGAGAGCGTTGGGCGAGCCGGATTTGCCTTGATCGTGCACGACGCGACTGAAGCGCGGCAGCAGACCTTCGAAGCGATCGAAAGCGAGCGTGTTCAGGCGCTGACCCTCCTGGCGGCAAGCGTGGCCCACGAGGTCGGAAACCCTCTCAACGCACTCAGCATTCATCTCCAGTTGATGGATCGGGAACTCAAGAAGTTGCGCTGGACCGAAGCGCGTTGTGCCAAGAAGAAAACTCCCGCCCCGCCCGCCGCCTTGCCGTCCAAGCCTCTGGAAGGCCGCGATGTCGAGGAAATCAGTGACAAACTCGCCGGGTATCTGGCGGTGGCCAAAGGGGAAATCGCCCGGCTCGATGACATCGTCACGCAGTTCTTGCAGGCGATCCGTCCGTCGCGACCTCAGTGGCGTCCTGCGTCGCTCAACGACGTGGCGGCCGAGACGCTCGCGCTGCTGCGTCCCCAATGCGACAATCGCGGCCTCCTCGTCGAGCAGCGCTTTCAAAAACCGTTTCCCGATGCGGTCATCGATCCGCGCCAGATCAAACAGGTGCTCGTGAATTTGGCGAAGAACGCGATGCAAGCCATGACCCGCGGTGGACGCCTGGGCATGGAAACCGGGTCCACGCCGGACGGCGTGTGGATCGCCGTCAGCGATACGGGAGGAGGGATACCCACGGATCAGCTCCAGCGCATTTTTGAACCCTTCTTCACCACGAAAAAGAAGGGATCCGGCCTGGGGTTGATGATCGTGCAGCGCATCGTTCGAGACCACGGCGGGCGGATCGAGGTGGAAAGTCACATGGGCAAAGGAACTTCTTTCCGAGTTTGGCTTCCCCGGGGACAGAAGGCACCCCGCTTGCTTGAGGCGGGAACCCCATGA
- a CDS encoding sigma-54-dependent Fis family transcriptional regulator yields the protein MSRPTLLIVDDEKPTRDGLRAALEDRYEVFLAEDAATAMALLEKEPVDVLLTDLRLPNEDGLKLLARAKSLSHPPICILMTAYGSEEVAVEAMKQGADDYIAKGRLQIEELELRIAKALRQQNLEVENRNLHQQLDRKFGVENIVGESSLMKEVFEVVAQVAPSRATVLVTGESGTGKELIAKAIHRLSPRARFPLVTVHCAALSPSLLESELFGHEKGAFTGAHERRVGRFELAGGGTLFLDEIGEIDASVQVKLLRFLSERTFERVGSNKTLTADVRLVAATNKNLAQMVKQGTFREDLYFRLRVVEIHLPPLRERPGDVPLLARAFLQEFARENGKGVQEFTLDALDALRSYPWPGNVRELRAAVEHAVVLCRGDRAGVRDLPAELRAPAVMTAAPIPSDAAPGETPLTVKEAEKQLIIRALKEAGGSRTLAAQRIGISRRTLHRKLNEYRLEGI from the coding sequence ATGAGCCGCCCCACCTTGCTCATTGTCGACGACGAGAAGCCTACCCGCGACGGCTTGCGGGCGGCACTCGAGGACCGCTACGAGGTCTTTCTGGCTGAGGACGCCGCGACCGCCATGGCGCTCCTGGAAAAGGAGCCCGTGGATGTGCTGCTGACGGATCTGCGGCTGCCCAACGAGGACGGTCTGAAGCTCCTGGCACGGGCCAAGTCGTTGTCCCATCCGCCGATTTGCATTTTGATGACGGCCTACGGGTCAGAGGAAGTTGCGGTCGAGGCGATGAAGCAAGGGGCGGATGATTATATCGCCAAGGGCCGGCTGCAGATTGAAGAACTTGAGTTGCGCATCGCCAAGGCGCTTCGGCAACAGAATTTGGAAGTCGAGAATCGCAACCTCCATCAGCAGCTCGACCGGAAGTTTGGGGTTGAAAACATCGTGGGCGAATCGTCCTTGATGAAGGAAGTGTTTGAGGTGGTGGCGCAAGTGGCCCCCAGCCGCGCCACCGTGTTGGTGACGGGAGAAAGCGGCACGGGAAAGGAACTCATCGCCAAGGCCATCCACCGGCTCAGTCCCCGCGCGCGCTTTCCACTCGTCACGGTCCATTGCGCGGCGCTCTCCCCGTCCCTGCTGGAAAGCGAACTTTTTGGTCACGAAAAAGGCGCGTTCACCGGGGCGCATGAGCGCCGGGTGGGACGATTCGAGCTGGCGGGCGGTGGCACCCTCTTCCTGGATGAAATTGGGGAGATCGACGCTTCGGTTCAGGTCAAGCTCTTGCGCTTCTTAAGCGAGCGCACATTTGAACGCGTGGGGTCGAACAAGACCTTGACGGCGGACGTTCGGCTGGTCGCCGCAACCAACAAGAATCTGGCGCAAATGGTCAAGCAGGGAACGTTTCGCGAGGATTTGTATTTCAGGCTTCGCGTCGTCGAGATCCACCTCCCTCCGCTGCGGGAACGCCCGGGGGACGTTCCACTGCTCGCCCGCGCGTTTCTGCAGGAATTCGCCCGCGAGAACGGCAAGGGGGTCCAGGAGTTCACCCTGGACGCCTTGGATGCGCTGCGGAGTTACCCTTGGCCGGGGAATGTCCGGGAGTTGCGCGCCGCGGTTGAACACGCCGTCGTGTTGTGCCGGGGTGACCGGGCCGGGGTGCGTGACCTTCCTGCCGAGCTGCGCGCCCCTGCGGTGATGACGGCCGCCCCCATTCCGAGTGATGCCGCGCCGGGAGAGACTCCTCTCACGGTCAAAGAGGCCGAGAAGCAGCTCATCATTCGCGCGCTGAAGGAAGCGGGCGGCAGCCGCACCCTGGCCGCACAGCGCATTGGGATCAGCCGGCGCACGCTGCACCGCAAGTTGAACGAGTATCGATTGGAAGGCATCTAA